TTGGGCCGCTGAAAAATCCGGCGCATCCATTTTTCCCGATCAATTGACCTGTGAATACCGGACAAACCCGCTGGGCGTAGATCAAAGGCAACCTCGGCTGGGTTGGCTGCCGCAGGCAACCAATAACAATGCGTATGGACAAAGGCAACGCGCTTACCGGATTCTCGTCGGTACAGACTCTGCTGCATTAGTCCGCCAAAAAGGGGAAAGCTGGGATTCGGGTTGGATGCAATCATCCGATACGCAACATATCCGGTATCAGGGTAAACCGCTGACTTCAGACCGGGTCTATTTCTGGTGTGTTGCTGTTCAGGATGAACGGGGTCGGATATCCGCTTATAGCCCGATCGCAAAATGGACAAGCGGACTATTTGACGAAAAGGACTGGACTTCCAGCTGGATTGGAACAGGGGATACCTATGACCCGAGGGCGAAAGACTGTAACCTGGATGATCCCTGGTTCCGGAAAACGATCACACTAAAGGAGACCGTTGCGGATGCCCGGATCTATGTTGCTTCGGTCGGATTTCACGAACTCTATGTCAATGGGAAAAAAATTGGAAACTCGATATTAACACCCGCAGTAACAGACCATAGCAAACGGGCCCGTTATGTCACGTATGACATTGCACCGTATCTGCGCCGGGGGCAGAATACAATCGCATTTTGGCTGGGTACAGGCTGGTCCATCTATGCACCTTATGCAACAGCCGATAAACCCCGAAGCCCCATTCTTCGTGCACAGGCTCAGCTTTATGATACAGGTGGAAAACAATTCGCGCTGATCTCAACGGATAAAAGCTGGAAAACACATCCAAGTCCCAACAAGCTCTTAGGCAATTGGTCTCCGAATAATTTTGGTGGCGAATTGTTCGACGCGAACAAGGATATTCCCAATTGGAATTCGTCGGAATTTTCGGATAAATCCTGGCAGCAGGCGCAGGAATTTCAGCCTAAACTTGTTTTGTCTGCGCAGGCTGTGGAAGATAATGTTCTTTTTAAAGAAATCCGTCCAGTAGCTATAGCATCCCTGCCAAATGGTGATTATCGGGTTGATATGGGCGTTAATTTTGCGGGCTGGACTGAGATTGAAGTAAAAGGCAGTCCAGGTAAGCGGATTGATTTCCTCTATTCCGAACGATCGCAGGAGGAGATGACCTTTAAAAATCGGAGTGCCTATATCCTGGGGCCGACAGGGCGGGGTACGTTCAGAAACAGGTTCAACTATAGTTCGGGGAGATGGATTACAATTCGGGGGGCAAAGGAAAAGCCGGCCCTCACTGCCATAAAAGGTTGGGCCATCCGCACCGGATTTGCGCCAGTGACTGAATTTAGCTGTTCTGACAGTTTACAGAACTGGATCTATGAGCGTATCTTATGGACCTACAGCAATCTTTCCCTGGGGGGAATGATCGTCGATTGCCCACAACGCGAACGTATGGGCTATGGGGGCGATGCTCATGCGACCTCAGAAACAGGAATGGCCAATTTCAATATGGCGGCATTCTATGAAAAATGGATGCAGGACTGGCGCGATGTGCAGGGCACAGAGTCTATGGTGGGCGATATGAACGATCCATCCTGGGCCCGAAAGAATGAAACGAGTGGCCGTATATTCAATAATGGTATACTGCCGCATACAGCCCCTACGTATTGGGGTGGTGGTGGTCCGGCCTGGGGCGGGATTGTCGTTATTCTCCCTTGGAACCATTATCAGCACTATGGTGACCTGAGTATATTAAAAAACAATTTCAATCTGATCAAGACCTGGATCGCGTACATAGATACCCATGTCCATGATCATATCCTCCAACCCTATGGTGGTACCTGGGACTTTTTGGGGGATTGGCTGTGGCCAAATGCGACCGCGGAGGGGATGAATAACAACAAAGCTGAAAACATTTGTTTCAATAATCTATATAGGTTATACAACCTGCGGGCAGCGGTCCGGATTGCTTTGGCGATCGGCGAAAAGGAGCAGGCGCAGGTATGGCAAAAACAGGCGGAGCTAGCAACGTATGCCATTAATAGCTTATTTTACAATACACAAACGCAGTTGTATGCTGATGGCTCCATGGCCAATCAGGCGCTAGCGCTGTTGTCAGAAGTTGCCAAAGCGGAGGACAGGGAAAAAATTATTGCACAATTGGCACAGGATATCTTGGTCAAACATCAGGGGCATATCCATGCTGGTATCACTGGCGGAGCATTACTGTTCAAGTACTTGCGGTCTGTCGGTCGTCATGATCTGCTCTATAGCATGCTGAAACAGGAAACCTACCCCAGCTGGGGATATATGAAGGCTAATGGAGCCACAACAATATGGGAAATGTGGGAAAAAGATCTTCAGGGACATTCGCTCCTCCATAGTTCATTTTTATATCCTGGCGCATGGTATATCGATGGGCTTGCCGGGATAAAACCATTGAGCCCGGGGTATCGCTCATTTGTCATACAGGTGCCGAGAAGCCAGGATGTGCCTATCAGCTGGGTGAAGACAGCCTTTAGGGCTCCGAGTGGTTTGATCAAGATTCACTGGCAAAGGGATGCGGGCAAGCTGCAGCTGGAGACAGTTGTTCCGCCCAATACGGTAGCCATCCTAAAGGTTCCAAAGGAAGATCATATACAGCTGCTGCCGGATGAAAAAAAGATCCGACCGCTTGCGGTAGAAGAGAATTATCGGGTCTTTGAATTGCAGCCTGGCGTATACCGTTTTTAAGGGAGTATACAACGAAGTGATGGTGATGCTATGCCCTTGTGGAGAACTAAGCTTGTCGGTAGAAGCGGTATTGCTATTTTGAAGTTAAAATAAAAATTGGCGATAACGCGCGTTTAGCCTAGATGTGCGTTATCGCCAATGATTACCTGTGGATCCGATTAATCCAAATAGAAGAAAAGCCGGCTGAATATTTGATTGGGCACTTTGGGCGCAATAAAATAGGGCTGAACTTTTCCCTTGTCGTTCAATTTTGGGAAAAAGAATCCACCGGCGGGCAACTTACTTTTTGTTTCATCGCCGTCAAAAGCCCATTCATCTGTATTGGCCTTTGTGAAATGGACTGTAGCACTCATTAGATCTACATTTTTGTCAAAATCCTTGAGTGGCAGATAATCGACATAGACCCATCTTCCGGGAAGCACATTTTTTGCAATGTACTCTTTACGGACATCGCCCGAAGTTGCATTGACCTTTTGTAGCGAAATATCAATTGGAAAATCAATGCTTTTATCATAAATGTAAAAGCCTAATTTATTGACATTGGGATCCGCAGCGGGAGGGGTCACCTCCTGTACTTTTCCATCAAAATAGAGGTAGTTGAAATTTACTTTGATGGTGTTTTCAGGCAATTCAGCACTATAGACCACTTTCTTTGTCACCGTGTCGGTTAAAGTAACAAATCTCTTTTTGGGTACTTTGTAGCTATAAGCAGTAGCAAAATGGATATTGCTCTGGGGTTGGATGATAAAATCACCATTTTTATGATCAAATACGGTGGTATCAATCGCGATCACTAAAGGGTGCTCACCGCCATTATAACCATTGATCAGAATATGCATCGCCCGTTCTACCTCAACAGTGTCTTTGTTGCAGGCGCTGAAAAAGAAGGAAATGCTGATCAGCAGTACCGTAATAGGTTGGAAAAATGTCTTTGTCAATAAATTTTTCATAAATTATAATTCTAAAACCTTATTAAACCTTATAATATTATTAAGCGGAGCTTCGTTGATGATAAACAGCTTGGAGATTGCTTTTGTGGGTGAGGGAACGGGTGCACCCGAGGTAAGCTGGCTAAATTCAAATGAAGACCCTTCCGTATAGGGGATGTCGGTCCCGGCTTTATAAATATAGGCCCGAAATAATACCGACGTTTTTTCCCCCTTGTAATCCTGTATTCCTAACGGAAAAGGGTCAAAAGTTATGGGTTTGGAGAATTCATTGGGTTTTAAGTTTTTGATCCGAATGACTTCTTCAAACACTTTGGGCGTAAAATAGTATTTCCCAAATACAATATCCACGGGTTCTCGGTAGTTTAAAATATTGGACTGGAACATATAGATTAATTGGACCTTGCCTTCCACTGGCGCCGGAAGCGTTGGGAAATCAGCCACTTTTCCGTCCATATAGATAATATTGAGGTTTGTCGAGACCGCCGTATCGTTGGCCCTGATGTCTCTTTCCAGTAAAATTTTATCGGTCGCTTTGGACTTCATGGTAAATTTTAAGTGCTGCTTGCTAGGGTCATTGAAATTATAGTTCGCCCCGAAAGCGATTTTGCTAAAGGCCGGAGTCACTGTCGCACTAAATGTATCCAATTGAAGAATAAGTTCCTCATTGCTGTTATTGTATCCACTTAAATTGATCATATGTACATTGGAATGATACAGTAGATCGTCTCCGCCTTTATTGCATGACAGGAGGGTGAAGAGCAGAAAAAAGGAGATCGCCGTAGCTGTTAAAATTATTTTTGGTTTCATAGCGGTTTATTTAAAATGTATATCCGATGGATAGGCTAAAGGAACTGCCCACTTTCCGGTTGAAGGTTTCTTTATCACCTACGCGTGTCTTTTTGGTTCCATCGGCAGAGGTCTCGTAGTAACCTTCCTCATATTTTTGAGAAAATCCAAACTTCCATTCGTAGATCTCATCCCACTCTTGTGTCGGCCACTCGGAGTTTGACAAGCCTTTCCATCGATCTTGCACTTTGAACGTTTCGGGTCTGTTCACATAAAAACGGAATGGACTGTTCAATAGATTGCTCAGGTTGAGTTTGACATCCAGATTTTTATTTTTCAATAATTTGTAGCTCAGCTGTGCATCTAGCTGATTCCGAGGGCGCTCGTATTCGATAAGGTCTTCGCTCATGGCAGTCATAAAGGTTTTGTACCCCATATGATTGAAGGCTACGTTAGCACCTAAGCGGTCTCCGGCATATTGTAATGCCGCATTATAGACTACAGGTATCTGTCCATAGAGCGGGCGCTTACTTTTCAGGAATTGTTTTTCCCGGTATTCAAAGGTATTTCCATATTTATCGGTGCCTATGCCTTTGGACCTGAACTCGGCCGATTGTACTTCTGAGCGTTGAAGTGTGACGTTTCCACTAAAGTTAAAATTCTCCAACAGGGAGCCCGGAAGCATAAATCCTAAGTTTTTGCGGATATCAAACTCCAGTCCCTTTACTTTGGCCCATTCCGAGTTATTGGTCGTTACATAGATGCGGTGCGAGGAATCCATCATCTGCTGGTACAACTCGATTGGGTTCTGGAAATATTTATAGAAAAATCCAATTGAAATGACTTCCGCAATGGAAGGATACCATTCCAGGCGCATATCATAGTTGTTAATTACGGTAGACAGGACGCCTTCATTTCTGCGGTAAGCACCACCCAGTGCCGGATCCTGTCGCACCATTCTGGAGTTTTCAATCAACGCGGGACGGACCACCGACTGCGAATAGGCCATCCGGATATTGAAATCCTGTAATGGCGTCAATGTCAAGCTCGCCGATGGAAGGTAACGCCAGGTTTTCTCTTCGGTTTCGGGATCTGCTGTCATGCCCACCAGTTTTCCGGTAGCTGGATCGACAAAGCGTTGCTTACGCATGGCAATGGTGCGTGCATCCATCTGCAGGTCATTATCGCCGTTTTGCAAACTTTTATACTTGAAGTATTCGGCACGTAATCCCCAGGTCAGTCGAATCCAGGAATTGAACCTGTTGTCCATCATTCCATAGACAGCCTGATTGATATTTTTCCCTTCATAGGCACTGATGGAGAATGCAGCGGGATAATAGAACATCCCATGCAAAGGGTCCTGAAACTCCAGGTATTTCGACCAGGTATTTACAGGGGCAAAGGTGTTTGCACCGACCGAAACGATCGGCAGGGAGACCCATTCGAATAGCCCATGCCGATCCATAAATTGATAGCCGGCTTTCAGGGTTTGCTTTTGCCCGAACCAGTTCGTCTGGTAGCTCAATGCGCCCTCGGCAATTTTGTTGGTCTCCGTATAATGGTATTCGGAGCGTGTAAATGTCCCGTCACCGGCATTGGCATAGTGTGAAGGGATAATATTGTAAATGGTATCATTTAATGTACCGATCGGGGCGAGCCAGGCTTCGGTAGCATCTTTCTCGAGGTTGTTCAGACGATTGCGGGCAATATTCCATTCTAGCTTAAAATCGCCAAAGCGATGCTCCCCATCCAGCCTGTTCTGAAGCATATTGATGAATTTGGGGCGGTCATACTCCCGGATGGCAGGCCTCGAATCGTGGCCAATATCATTTCCCCAGCCCTGGATCACTGAAAACTGGTTGTTGAACATGCGGGAATAAAAGTTGCGGGAGGTTATTTTGTGATTTTTGCTGTTCCAGCCCAGGTTGATCAATCCGCTTAAGCTCGAATTAAAGTTGTACTGCATCGAGGTCGTCGGATGGATTTCTTTTCCAGTGCTTATATCGTAGGTTGTCCCCTCGACTTTTTGCCAGTTGCCGCGTTCAAAATTTGAAATGTTATCAATAGATTGTTCATTTCGATAGCTGAGCGAGCCTACAAATCCAAAGATACCTTTCATCGTATTGTAACTCCGCCCCAGGCTGAACTGATAGTTTTGTCCGGGTAGCGCGGTATATTTTCGTGTACCCAAACGTTCTAATCCGCCGATGCGTTTGTTTTGTGCAGCGATCATTTCGGGTGTAAAAGGCGTCACTCCTTCAGGCACCGGTTTGTAAGGGTTGGCAGGGTCATAATTGATACCGTTGAATACGGTTAAATCCCTTGGAAAATTGCCCCGTGTGCCATCGTCAAATGCCAGGTAGTCCCAGCTGCCGCGGCCATAGCCCATGAAATCTTTGCCCGTTGACCCATTGATATACTTGCTTCCTACCGAAAAGGAGGTGAAGTTTTTGACTGGAATGGCCAGGGTATTGATCTTGACCAGTCCACCACCAAAACCAAAGCTCAGATCTGGCGATGAAGTCTTGTGGATAACGACATTGTCGATCAGGTTGCTCGGTACAATATCAAATTCGAAGTCCCTTACCTGCACGTCGGTACTCGGGAGGGTAGCTCCATCCATCATGGCTAGGTTATACCGTTCGGCAATACCCCGGATAACGACCCGGCGGTTGTCATTGGTACTGACACCAGAGATGCGTTTTAAGGTCTCACCAACGTTTTTGTCCGGTAAAACGGCTATTTGCTCGCGACTGATTCCGTTGGAGATTGTCGCTGCATTTTTTTGTTTGGTATATAGGGAAGCAATACTTTCCTGTTTATAACTTCCCGTGACAACAACCTGCTCTAGGCTTTTGACCACATCCTTTAAAACGATGCTTAGGTTGGTCTGCTTCCCGGCATGGACAACGATGTCGGTGATCCTTTTTGTCTGATGGGAAATGTAGCTGACCTCAATCGTATAGGTTCCGGCTGGGAGGTTCAACGTATAGCTTCCATCGGCTTTACTCTTTAATGATTGACGGGTTTGGAGCACAGTGATACTTGCATCTACGAGCGCTTCACCATTTTCATTTGTAATTCTTCCGCTGATGTTCCCCTGTTGTTGCGTCCCGATTTTGTCTGTGTTCCGGGATAATGAAACGGGGATAGCTGCTGTTGTTTTTGCCGAAACGATCACGGATTGGTCTTTCAGCACAAAGGTCAGCGGTTGATTTTTGAAAATTTCTGCCAGTACACTATTTATATCGGTGTTGCGGGTTTCTATCGTGACCGGTCTGGACATTTTAAGAAGGCTGCCTTCTACTAAAAATCCATAACCTGTCTGCGTACTTATTTTTTTGAATACTTTGGCCAGGGAGCTTTTCTTCTCGGAGAGACTGATGTTTTGTCCAATCGCCCCAAAGCTGATCTGTAGCATGCCAAAAAGTGTCATGAAGGTGGTTAGCTTCATTTTCAATAGTATTTTTGTATTTTTTTTATACATTTGTTAAGCTGAAATATGTGTTAAATCGGATCGAGAAATTCATTTGCCTATTCCGGCTATCGGCCAGTAGTGTTACGACCACTATTGGCTTTTTTTGGAATTTGGCATTAGGTTGTGTGTGTTATTTTGTTTCTACAATAAGCCTCCTTCCTTGCATCTCTACCTGAATGCTTTTAAACGTTTTTAATAGATTCAATACTTTTTCAAAAGGCCAGGACCGCGGTATTCTTCCCGTAAAGGTTTCATGTGTTGCGGTGCCATTATAGCGGATGTCGACATTATACCAACGGCCCAGTTCGTCGATAACGCTACCGATATCAGCATCCGTAAAGTCAAAGTAACCCTCTTTCCAGGCGATTACTTCAGCCGGGTCCACATTTTTTACGGACATGGACCGGCCGGCTACAATGCCTTGTTCACCAGGCTTGAGGATGATGTGCTGATGGGTATTGGTCAGGGCGATGGAACCGCTTAAGAGGGTTGTTTTGGCGCTAGATTTGGCGTTGTAGGTATTGACGTTAAAGTGTGTTCCCAGTACTTCGATCAGTTGATTTTCTGACCGAACACGGAAGGGCATCTTGGCGTTGTGCGCTACCTCAAAGTACACTTCGCCCGTGATCGTCACTTCACGCGATGAGCCCTGGAAGGCTGAAGGGTAAGTGATCGAAGATTGTGCATTCAGCCAGACTTGGGTACC
The window above is part of the Sphingobacterium sp. ML3W genome. Proteins encoded here:
- a CDS encoding family 78 glycoside hydrolase catalytic domain translates to MNRHLLNLFYCIFLCFFYGQPSWAAEKSGASIFPDQLTCEYRTNPLGVDQRQPRLGWLPQATNNNAYGQRQRAYRILVGTDSAALVRQKGESWDSGWMQSSDTQHIRYQGKPLTSDRVYFWCVAVQDERGRISAYSPIAKWTSGLFDEKDWTSSWIGTGDTYDPRAKDCNLDDPWFRKTITLKETVADARIYVASVGFHELYVNGKKIGNSILTPAVTDHSKRARYVTYDIAPYLRRGQNTIAFWLGTGWSIYAPYATADKPRSPILRAQAQLYDTGGKQFALISTDKSWKTHPSPNKLLGNWSPNNFGGELFDANKDIPNWNSSEFSDKSWQQAQEFQPKLVLSAQAVEDNVLFKEIRPVAIASLPNGDYRVDMGVNFAGWTEIEVKGSPGKRIDFLYSERSQEEMTFKNRSAYILGPTGRGTFRNRFNYSSGRWITIRGAKEKPALTAIKGWAIRTGFAPVTEFSCSDSLQNWIYERILWTYSNLSLGGMIVDCPQRERMGYGGDAHATSETGMANFNMAAFYEKWMQDWRDVQGTESMVGDMNDPSWARKNETSGRIFNNGILPHTAPTYWGGGGPAWGGIVVILPWNHYQHYGDLSILKNNFNLIKTWIAYIDTHVHDHILQPYGGTWDFLGDWLWPNATAEGMNNNKAENICFNNLYRLYNLRAAVRIALAIGEKEQAQVWQKQAELATYAINSLFYNTQTQLYADGSMANQALALLSEVAKAEDREKIIAQLAQDILVKHQGHIHAGITGGALLFKYLRSVGRHDLLYSMLKQETYPSWGYMKANGATTIWEMWEKDLQGHSLLHSSFLYPGAWYIDGLAGIKPLSPGYRSFVIQVPRSQDVPISWVKTAFRAPSGLIKIHWQRDAGKLQLETVVPPNTVAILKVPKEDHIQLLPDEKKIRPLAVEENYRVFELQPGVYRF
- a CDS encoding carboxypeptidase regulatory-like domain-containing protein; the encoded protein is MKLTTFMTLFGMLQISFGAIGQNISLSEKKSSLAKVFKKISTQTGYGFLVEGSLLKMSRPVTIETRNTDINSVLAEIFKNQPLTFVLKDQSVIVSAKTTAAIPVSLSRNTDKIGTQQQGNISGRITNENGEALVDASITVLQTRQSLKSKADGSYTLNLPAGTYTIEVSYISHQTKRITDIVVHAGKQTNLSIVLKDVVKSLEQVVVTGSYKQESIASLYTKQKNAATISNGISREQIAVLPDKNVGETLKRISGVSTNDNRRVVIRGIAERYNLAMMDGATLPSTDVQVRDFEFDIVPSNLIDNVVIHKTSSPDLSFGFGGGLVKINTLAIPVKNFTSFSVGSKYINGSTGKDFMGYGRGSWDYLAFDDGTRGNFPRDLTVFNGINYDPANPYKPVPEGVTPFTPEMIAAQNKRIGGLERLGTRKYTALPGQNYQFSLGRSYNTMKGIFGFVGSLSYRNEQSIDNISNFERGNWQKVEGTTYDISTGKEIHPTTSMQYNFNSSLSGLINLGWNSKNHKITSRNFYSRMFNNQFSVIQGWGNDIGHDSRPAIREYDRPKFINMLQNRLDGEHRFGDFKLEWNIARNRLNNLEKDATEAWLAPIGTLNDTIYNIIPSHYANAGDGTFTRSEYHYTETNKIAEGALSYQTNWFGQKQTLKAGYQFMDRHGLFEWVSLPIVSVGANTFAPVNTWSKYLEFQDPLHGMFYYPAAFSISAYEGKNINQAVYGMMDNRFNSWIRLTWGLRAEYFKYKSLQNGDNDLQMDARTIAMRKQRFVDPATGKLVGMTADPETEEKTWRYLPSASLTLTPLQDFNIRMAYSQSVVRPALIENSRMVRQDPALGGAYRRNEGVLSTVINNYDMRLEWYPSIAEVISIGFFYKYFQNPIELYQQMMDSSHRIYVTTNNSEWAKVKGLEFDIRKNLGFMLPGSLLENFNFSGNVTLQRSEVQSAEFRSKGIGTDKYGNTFEYREKQFLKSKRPLYGQIPVVYNAALQYAGDRLGANVAFNHMGYKTFMTAMSEDLIEYERPRNQLDAQLSYKLLKNKNLDVKLNLSNLLNSPFRFYVNRPETFKVQDRWKGLSNSEWPTQEWDEIYEWKFGFSQKYEEGYYETSADGTKKTRVGDKETFNRKVGSSFSLSIGYTF